Within Halobacterium jilantaiense, the genomic segment ACTCGCTGGCGGCGGGCTCCAGTGGGCTCCTGAACACTCAGGACGGGATGTGATTCTCGGGTGACCGAGAATTGAACCACGCAAGCGCCCGCGGACAACTATGGCACGAAGCGTCTACTCTCACATCAAGGAAGCGTGGCGGGACCCGAGCGACGGGAAGCTCGCCGAGCTGCAGTGGCAGCGCAAGCAGGACTGGCGGAAGGAGGGCGCAATCGAGCGCGTCGACCACCCGACCCGGCTGGACAAGGCCCGCGAACTGGGCTACAAGGCCAAGCAGGGCGTCGTGGTCGTGCGCGTGAGCGTCCGGAAGGGGACCGCCCGGAAGTCCCGCTTCAAGGCGGGTCGCCGCACGAAGCGGCAGGGTGTCAACCGCATCGGTCGCGCGAAGAACCTCCAGCGCATCGCCGAGGAGCGCGCGAGCCGGAAGTACGTGAACCTCCGCACCCTGAACTCCTACTGGGTCGGGGAAGACGGCTCGCAGAAGTGGTTCGAAGTGATTCTGCTGGACCCCGAGCACGGCGCAATCCAGAACGACGACAGCCTGAACTGGATCTGCGACGAGTCCCAGAAGAACCGCGCGTTCCGCGGGAAGACGAGCGCGGGCCAGCGCGGTCGCGGCCTCCAGAACCGCGGGAAGGGCACGGAGCACGTGCGTCCGTCCTCGAACGCGGGCAAGCGCCGCAAGTCGTAACCACCGATTCTCTTCCGTTTTCTCCGACTGCGTAGCGACAGCGCCGCGGGCCGGCGGCGTGGTCGCATCGGTTCGTCCTCCACGGCCGTGTGCGGCGGTGAGCGCGGAGCGTGGCGCTCGCGGCCGTTAATCTATCATTAACGACCCGCACAGTTTTGTGGGCGCGCGGCGACGGTGTGGACTACTACCATGGCCATCGACGCGAACTTCGAACAGAACCGACAGCAGGTAGATACGCACATGGGCCACGACGTGTGGGGGCCAGTCGAGGAGCCGGAGAAACTCGGGATTCACGGCACCCACGTCGCAGTGGACTTCGACGTCTGCATCGCGGACGGCGCGTGCGTCGAGGACTGTCCCGTCGATGTCTTCGAGTGGGTCGATACGCCCGACCACCCCGAGAGCGAACTCAAGGCCGACCCCGCCAACGAGAGCCAGTGCATCGACTGCATGCTCTGTGTCGACGTCTGCCCCGTCGACGCCATCGACGTCGACGCCGGCCGGGCGGGGAGAGCGTAGCGATGCGGACAGTCACACTCACGAAGGGCGTCCCGGACTTCCGAGAGGGGCAGGTGTCCTTCGACGAGGACGGCCACCTCGAACGCGGGGACACACCGACCGTGATGAACCCGAACGACGAGCCCGCGCTCCGGGCGGCCCTCCAGACGAAAGTCCGGCACGGCGGCACGGCGAGCGTGATGAGCATGGGGCCGCCGGGCTACGGTGACGTGCTCCGAGAGGCGATGGAGACGGTGTACGCCGACGACCTCTACCTGCTGTCGGACCGCGAGATGGCGGCCGCCGACACGTGGGCGACCGCCATCACTGTCGCGACCGGCATCCGCCGGCTGGACGAACGGCCCGACCTCGCGTTCGCGGGGTTCAAGACCGCCGACGGGGAGACCGGGCACACCGGCCCGCAGACGGCGTGGTGTCTCGGCTGGCCGCTGGTCACGCACGTCGTCGCGCTCGACGTCGACACCGACGAGGGGGTGCTCCGGGCGAAGCGCCTCGTCGCGGGCGACGTGGACGAGATAGAGACCGTCGAGGCACCGCTGCCCGCGTTCGTCGTCACCGACCCCGAGTTCGACCCGTCGTATCGGCGCGCCGAACACCGGCTGACGCACAAAGACCGCCGCGAGGAGACGCGGGGGCGGGCGGAAGACCACGAGGAACACATGACGGTCTGGGACCACGCGGACCTCAACCTCGACCCGTACTTCATCGGGCTGGACGGCTCGCCGACCATCGTCTCGGGCGTCGACCCGATTCCGAAGGCACCCGCCGAGCGGGACGCCACGGTGGTCGACCCGGCGGACGCCGACGAGATGGGCGCGGTCGTGGACGAGATGGCGCGGTTCGCGGGGGGTGACTAGCGGTGGCGCTCGACCCCGGCGAGTACGACATCTCGGAGCTCGGCCCCGCAATTCAGGGCGTCGAGAACGTCGACGAGCTGGAGGCGATTCTGGAGGCGGAGAAGGCGGGCGAGGACCGGGTCGGCGCGAAACGGCTCGTCGAATCCCGCATCGAGAAGTTCCGCGAGGACGGCGACGGCGGCGACGGCGGCTTCGACCCGTCGGAGATGAGCCCCGCCGACATCGCGAACGCGCTACAGGACGTCGACAGCGTGGAGCGGCTACAGGAGATACGCGAACTGGAGGAGGACGCCGAGGACCGCGACAACGTCCTCCGACTCGTGGACAAGCGCATCGACTCGATTCAGGGCAGCGACGAGCAGACGGTCGTGGAGCGCGACCCGCCCGAGGAGCGCCACCCGGACCTCGACCACCCGACCGCCGACAAGCAGTACGTCGAGGACCTGGCGGACGGCACCTACCGCGACATGTGGGTGTACTGCGAGACGACCGACGGCGAACTGCTGGACGTCTCCCGGGAGATGCTCGGGAAGGCGCGCCGGCTGATGGACGGCTACAACGACGAGTACGGGCGAGACGAGCGCGTCGTCGGCGTGCTGCTCGGCGACGGCGTCGCTGACCTCACTGACGAGGTGGTCGCACTCGGTGCGGACGTGGTGGTCTATCAGGAGGACGCCGAACTCGGACGGTTCCGGCACCAGCCGTACACGGAACTGTTCTCGGGGCTGGCCCGGGCGGGCGGGGAGTTAGACGATGAACCGGACGCCGGGGACTCGTCGTGGCGGGACTACGACGAGCCCCGGTACGTGTTGTTCCCGGCGACGAACAACGGCCGGGACCTCTCGGCGCTCGTGCAGGCCGAACTCGACTCCGGGCTCGCCTCGGACTGCTCGGGGCTGTACATCGACGACACGGTCGTCTCGAACCCGGCGAAGACCGGACGGGAGGGCGACAAGCGCGAGTTCGAGGCCGTCCTCCACATGAAGCGCCCGGACTTCTCGGGATTCGAGTACTCGACCATCCTCTGCCTGGACAACCCCACGCGGGAGTTCCACCCGCAGGCGGCGTCGGTGATTCCGGGGAGTTTCGAGGCACCGGAGCCCGACCCCAGCCGCGAGGGCGAGACCTACGAGTACGACTTCGACCTCCCCGAGGAGTGGTTCGGCGTCGAGGTCACCGAACACGACGAACTCGACTCGGGCGTCGACCTCACCGGCCACGACGTCGTGGTGGCGCTCGGCCGGGGCATCGGCGACGACCCCACCGAGGGGATGGAACTCGGCCTCGAACTCACGGACGCCTTCGCGGACGCCGCGCTCGGCATCACGCGGGGCATCGTCACGTCCTCGTACGACTTCGACGGCCACGTCGAGCAGTACGCCGCCGAGGAGCGCCAGATCGGCGAGACCGGCCAGGTCGTCGAACCGAAGCTGTACGTCGCGGCGGGCATCAGCGGTGCCGTCCAGCACAAGGTCGGGATGGACGAGTCCGACACCATCGTCGCCGTGAACACGGACCCGGACGCCGACATCCGGGACTTCTCGGACTACTACGTCCGGGGCGACCTCTTCGAGGTGTTGCCGGCGCTCACCGAGGCCCTGGAGTCCGGCGAGCTGGACGAAGCCGCCCTCACTGCCGGAGGTGTCGGCGATGACTGAACACGAGCACTACGAGGCCGTCGTCGTCGGCGCGGGACCGGGCGGCGCGGCGGCGGCGGCGACGCTGGCGGCCAACGACGTGGAGACGCTCGTCCTGGAGCGCGGCGTCGACGCCGGCGCGAAGAACGTCAGCGGCGGCCTGCTGTTCGCCGAGGCGGACGCGCCCTACACGATGGACGACCTGTTCCCCGACTTCCGCGAGGAAGCCACGGAGCGCCCGGTGACGGAGTCGTACATCCACAACGTCGCCGGCGACCGGGTCCACACCATCGACCTGGAGGGCGTCCACACGAAGGGGACTGCGTGGTGTGACGCCGTGCTCCGACGGAAGATGGACTCGTGGCTCGCCGAGCGCGTCCACGAGATGACGCGAGAGACCGGTGGCGGCCTCCTCACCGAGGTCCGGGTGAACGGGCTCCTGCGAGAAGCCGGCGAAATCGTGGGCGTGACCTGCGACGAACTCGACCCCATCCGGGCGGACGTCGTGATTGCCGCGGACGGCGTGAACTCCGAGCTGGCGCGGGACGCCGGCCTGATGGACTGGGACGACGCCGGCGACTACTTCCAGGGCGTGAAGGCCGTCGTCGACCTGCCCGAGGGCGCGGTCGAGGAGCGCTTCGACGTGAGCGAGGACGAGGGGGCGTCGCACCTGTTCGCGGGCGACCTCTTCGACGGCGTCCGGGGCGGGGGCTTCCTCTACACGAACGAGGACACGCTCTCGGTCGGGACGGTGTTCCACCTGGACTCGCTGGCCGACGAGCGCGCCGAACCCCACGAGCTACTGAACAGGCTGCTGACGCACCCGCTGCTCGCGCAGTGGCTGGACGGCGACGACGACGAGGTCGAGTACTCGGCGAAGCTCGTGCCGGACTCGAAGCACATGGCCCACCCCGCGCCCCACGAGGACCGGCTGCTGCTGGTCGGGGACGCCGCGGGTCAGATGCAGGCCCAGGGCCCCATCATCAAGGGGATGAACCACGCCGTGTCCGCGGGCGGGCTCGCCGCGGAGGCGTTCGTCACCTCGCGGACGCGCGGGAACGCGACCGCGGGCGAACTCTACGAGCAGAAGCTCCGCGAGGAGGGCGTGATGGACGACCTGCGGCCCGCGCGCTACCGGGCGTCCAGCGCCGTCACCGAGCACGAGACCGTCGAGCAGGTGACCGAGGCGCTCGTGGACTCGCCGCTCGGCCGGCTGGGCGTCCGGGCGCTGGCGGGGACCGTCGAGCGGCTGTTCAACTCCCCGTTCGTGCTCGGCACAATCCCGGACACGAAGACCTCCTACGTGACGGTTCCGACCGTGCTCGCGGAGGAGCTCGGCGAGCGCGTCACCGGCGAGTCCGACGTGGAGCCGCCGAGTCTCGCCGACCGCATCGGCGACCTGACCTACGATACGGACGTCGGGAGCGCGCACATCGAGGTCCGCGACGAGTCCTACGCGGCCAGCGGCGCGGCCGTGACGGCGTGTCCCGTGAGCGCCGAGGACTTCGGCGGCGGCTGCTATCGCTCGGAGACCGTCAAGTCCAACGGCGACGAGGAACGCGTCGTGAGCCTCGACACCCAGCCCTGCGTGGAGTGCGGGACGTGTGCGGTCGTCGCGGACACCGACTGGGAGCACCCGCGCGGCGGGAAGGGCGTGGAGTTCCGGGAGGGATGACCGCAGACGGCGCGGGCACCGAGTCGGGCGAGCGGTCCGCGTACTGGGAGCGCGTGCGGGAGTTGGCTGCGCGCGCGGAGCGCGACCGGGCGGGCTTCGCGCCGCCGCCCGACCCGCCGGACGAGTCGCAGGCGATGCGCTACCTCCGGACGGGCGTCGGCCCCGCGGTTTCCGTCTACGTAGAGGGGCGCACCGGCGGCGACCTGGCGGCGTTCAGCGAGACGGAGGTGTCGCTGCTGGAGGACGCCGTCCGGACGTGGCTCGGGCTGTACGCGCGCTGCTACGGCGTCGAGCGGGACGTCGACGTTTCGCTCCGGCAGGCCGCCGAGGTGCTCGTCGACACCCGGAACGTCGCGGACACGGCGGCGCTGCTGACACGCGTCCCCGAAAGCGGGTCGCGTTAACATTTGACAAAAGACTAAGTACTCGCGTTTTGTATGAACAATTATGATGGATACCGAGCGCCGCCTGGAGTTCGGCCACGACGACCGCGAGCAGGTGTACAACTACGTAGAGCGCCACGGCGAGTGTTCGTTCGACGACCTCGAGTCGAGTCTCAGAATCGACCCGCGAGGCATCAGACACCACGTCGCAATCCTGCGACGCGACGGCTACCTCACAGTCGAGGACGACACCGTCGCCGTCGCGTTCGACGACGCGGCGGCCGAGGAACACCGCGCGGACGACGTCGAGTTCGTCGTCCGGCCCGCCCGCCAGTCCGACCTCGCCGGGCTGGTGGGGGCGATTCGTCAGGTCGCCGACGACGGCAGCTACATCGAGGCGGAGTCGGTCGCCGACGTCGTCGACCACGAGGACGTGCTGCTGCGGCACAACGAGGTCGAGGAGCGCATGTTCTTCGTCGCCACCGTCGGCGAGGACGTGGTCGGGTGGGTCCACCTCGCCGGCTCCGAACTGGAGAAACTCGCGCACACAGCGAAGCTCACGGTCGGCGTCATCGAGACGTACCGCGGCCACGGCATCGGCAGCCACCTCCTCGAACGCGGTCTGGAGTGGGCGCAGGGCCGCGGCTACGAGAAGCTGTACAACAGCGCGCCGTCGACCAACGAGGACGCCATCGCGTTCCTCGAAGCGCGCGGCTGGGAGGTCGAAGCGCGGCGCGCGGACCACTACCGCCTCGGCGACGACTACGTGGACGAGGTGATGATGGCTCGCCGGCTCTGATGGACTGCGCGGAGGACGGCTGCCGGCGGCCGGCGGCCGTCCGGGTGCACGACCCGCGAGGCGACGACAGAGACGTCTGCCTCCCGCACGCTCGCAGCCTCGCCCAGCGCGAGGGCGTCGTCGCAGCGCCCATCGAGGACGCCGACGCGGAGTGGCCGTAGCTACTCGTCGTCGAGCAGTTCGCGCTCGATGTCGGGGCTGCCGCCGGTCGCGCCGGAGAGCCCGCGAGTCAGGGTGTCGAAGACGACGGTCAGCGGCCACAGCAGCAGGCCGACGTAGCGCATCGGCTTCGCGACGCGGAGCGCCCACGACTCGGCGTTTGCGAGCCCCCAGGACTTCGGGAGAATCTCCCCGCAGACGAGCACCAGCGTCGTCGCCGCGAGCGTCGTCCCGGCGACCGCCAACTGCGGCGGGAGGTACGCAACCAGGAGCACGGTGAGGATGCTCGATATCGCGATGTTCACGACGTTGTTCCCGACGAGGATGGTCACCAGCAGCCTGTGTGGGTCCGCGCGGAGGTCAGCGAGGTCCTCTCCCCGGACGTCGCCGCCCGCGAGTTCGGCGATACGGTCGTCGGACAGCGAGAACAGCGCAATCTCCGTGCTGGAGAAGAACGCAGACACCGCCAGCAGCACGGCGACGCCGGCGAGCGACGATAGTACGGTGGCATCGACCATAGCGCGGTCGACGGCGGGCAGGCGGAAAAGCCGTGGGTCGGCGCGGGTGCTGCGTGGGCCGCGCCGGCACGAACACTTTTCTCCTGCCCGTCCCCGCCTGTCGGCATGGAGGCCGTCGAGACGGCCGCGCTCTGGACGCACGTCGCGGCCGGCGTGCTCGCGCTGATTGCCGGCGGGCTGGCGCTCGCCACCGAGAAGGGCGGACGGCGGCACGTCCGGGTCGGTCGCGTCTACGTCGGCTCGATGGCCGTCGTCGTCGCGACGGTGGTGCCGCTGTTCGCTGTCGACCCGACGACGTTCCGGGCGTTCCTCCTGCTCGTCGCGGTGTTCAGCGGCTACTTCGTGCTGTCCGGCTATCGGGCGCTCGCCCGGAAGCGCCCCGGAGACGGCCCGACCGCCGTCGACTGGGCCGGTTCCGGAGCGGTGCTGGCGGCGTGTCTCGCGCTCGGTGTCTGGGGCGTCTGCCTGCTCGCCGACGGCGACTCGTTCGGCGTCGTGATGGCGGTGTTCGGCACCATCGGTGCGCTCGTCGGCGCGGCCGACCTGCGGGCGTTCCGCGCGGACACCGACGGGCCGTGGCTCGTCAGCCACCTCTCGCGGATGGTCGCCGGCTACATCGCGACCGTGACCGCCGTCGCCGTCGTGAACGCCGGACCGGTTCCGGACGTGCTGGCGTGGCTGTCGCCGACGGTCGTCGGCGTGCCGCTCATCTGGTACTGGCAGGCGGTGTACGGGGACGCGGGGCCGCTCGCCGGCCGCGTGTGAGGAGAGAGCCACCGGACCGCTGGTACGGGGAACGCGTTACTCCGACCACTCGGCGTCGGCGAGCGTGCGCTGGACGGCTTCCTCGCCGACGGCGGCCGCGAGCGTGCGGAAGCCGGCGCGCTCGGCGCGGTCGTCGGCGTCCGCCACCAGCCGGGAGACGATGAACTCCGGCGTGGACTTCCCGACGGTGTCGAAGCGCGGCTGGTAGTCGACGAGCAGGTCGAGGTCGCTGTCCAGCCCCTCCGCGAAGATGCCGTCGAGGCGGGCGGCGTCGGGCAGCGGTTCGAGGTCGTCGGCGAGGTGCGTGACGAACACGCCGAGGGCGTCTTCGTCGACGGTGAGCGTGACGAGGCCGTGGAGGAGGTCGGCGGCGCTGCCGGGCTCGGTGATGGCCTCGAACTCGTCGACGAGCATCAGCGTGCGCTCGCCGGTCGACAGCGGCGGGACGACCGAGTTCAGCGTGGCCTCCAGCACGCCGGCGTTGAACGAGGCGTGGCGGCGGTGGAACACCACCGAGTCGATGCGGCCGACCTGGGCGCGCGCGGCGGGCACCGGGAGCCCCATCCGAGCGAGCAAAGCGACCTGACAGAGCGTCTCCAGCAGCGTCGTCTTCCCGCCGGAGTTCGCGCCCGTCAGCACCGTCACCCGGTCGCCAGAGGGCGCGCCCGCCAGTTCGTGGTCGCCGACGGCGTACGTCACCGGCTGGACGTCCTCGCCGTCCGCTTCGAGGGCGACGTTCCGGGCGTCCTCGACGGCGAGCGCGTCCCCGTCGACGAACTCGGGGCGCGTGAGGTCGTGGGCCTCGGCGAACCGCGCCAGCGAGAGGTGGAAGGCCAGGTCACTGACGGCGTCGACCGCGGCCTCGACCTCGTCGCGGGCCGCGGAGAGGTCGCCCCGCAGGTCGGCCGCCACGTCGCGCTCGCGGTCCGCGGCGCGCTCCCGGACGTCGTCGGCGAGGTCCCGCAGGGTCGTACTCACGAAGTCCGCGGCGTCCGCGGCGTCGGCAGACATCGCCTCCCGGACGAGGCGCGACTCGACGCTGGCCTCGTCGGCGACGTACTGGACGAACGCGGTCCGGAACTCCTCGGTCCCCTCGACGCCCTCCGAGCGCACGGCTTCGAGCACGTCGAAGGTGTCGCGTTCGAGCGCAGAGAGCGTCTCCGCGCGCTCCCGGAGTCGGTCGAGTTTCGCGTCCGCGCCCGCCCTGACACCGTCGTCGCCGAGGAAACGGAGCGCGTCGGCGGCCGCCTCCAGCGCCTCGCGGTCGAGGCCCGCGACGGACGCGAAGACGCCGTCGGTCGCGCCGGCGTCCCGCAGCGCGAGCGCCGTCCGCACGGCCGCCCGCCGGCTGTCGCCGTCGTGTTCGGCGAACACCGACAGCACGGACGCTCTGGTGTCCTCTCCGAGGCCCCGCCAGGTGTCGCGGGCCGCCTCCACGCGGTCCAGTCGCTCGGTCATCTCGTCGCGGTCGGTCAGCGGCGTGAGCACCCGGATACGGTCGCCGGCGTGGCGCGTGACGGCGTGGGCGGCGACGAGTTCGACGAGGTCCTTGTACACCTCGCGGGTGTCGTCGGTCGCGAGCGCGTCCAGCCCCGCGCCGCCGTTCGCGCGCCGCAGAATGCGCGTCGCCCGCCCCCGCGAGATGCCGGCGTCGACGAGCGCGCGGACGTCGGCGGACTCGATGGCGTCGACGGCGTCGGCGGTCCCCAGCTCGGTCTCCAGGCGCTCGGCCGTCTTCGGGCCGACCCCCCAGTACGCTTCGAGTCGCATACAGCGGGGTCGGCGGGGCGGCGACTAAGCGTTAGTGGTCTCTGCGAGCCGCCGCACCGCGGTCCGGTCGGGAACCGCGCCCAGCCCGCCGGTCTCGGTGGTCGCGAGCGCGCCGGTGGCGGACGCGAACGCCAGCGTCTCGCGCAGTTCGGCGGGAGACAGTCCGGGTTCGAACCGCGAGAGCGCGCCGGCGCAGAAGGCGTCGCCAGCGCCAGTCGTGTCGGTCACGTCCACGTCGAAGGCGGGCAGCGAGTGCGTGACGCGCTCGCCGCTGTCGGTGGCGTCGGAGACGACCGTCGCGCCTGCCGACCCGCGCGTGAGGAACACCGTCGACGGGCTGCCGGCGAGCAGGTCGGCGGCTGCGGCTCCGGGGTCGTGGCGCGCGAGTTCCCCGAGACCGAGCGGCGCGAGGTCGGCGGCGCTACAGCACACCACGTCGGCGGCGGCGAGGAGCGACCCGAGCGCGTCGGTCGCCTCGTCCGGGTCCCGCCAGAGCGCCGGCCGGTAGTTCGGGTCGACGGAGACGACGCAGCCGGCCTCGTCCGCGCGGCGAGCGAGGTCGAGGGTCGCCTCGCGGCCCGTGGGATTTGCGAGCGCGACGCCGCCGACGTGCACACAGTCGAACTCGGCGAGCGCGCTGTCGGGAACAGTCCCCGTGTCGAACGCGAGCGTGGCGGTGTCGCGCTCGTAGAAGGAGAACGACCGGTCGCCGTCCGGCGTCGGGGAGACGACGGCGAGCGCGGTCGGCGCGTCCCCCCGGACGACGAGGTCGTCGGGGAGGCCGTGGTCGGTGAGGGCGTCGGCGAGGAAGTCGCCGAACGGGTCGCTGCCGAGTCGCGTCCAGAACGCCGGCGGGCCGCCGAGCGCGGCGAGGCAGGCGGCGACGTTCGCGGGCGCGCCGCCGGGCCGGTGGACGAACCCCGCGACGTCGGCAAGGTCGCCGTCGCCGTCCGGGAACAGGTCGACGAGCGTCTCGCCGGCGACGAGGATTCGGTCGGTTCGCACGCCTCCGCCGACGGCATCCGGGTACTTAGTCTTCCGCTGGTGCGAGCGGCCGCCCGAGACCGACGCGTTATTTCCCGTGGTCCGCCAACGCTGAGCCGATGAGCCTCGATGTCACTGCCGCTCGCGTCGTCCACGCGGTGTTCGGTGCCGCGTGGACCGGGAGCACCCTCGCCGTCGCGCTGTTCGTCGTCCCGGCCGCGCGCAGCGGCGTCCTCGACGCCGCGCCCGTCGAGTGGATCGCCGACCGCTTCACGAAACTCAGCGTCGCGAGCGTCCTCGTGATGTTCCTGTCCGGCGGCCACCTCGCCGGGAACCTCTACACGTTCGAGGTGCTCGCGGAGTCCTCGCGGGGCCACCTCGTCCTCGGCATGACCGGCCTGTGGCTGGTGCTGGCCGGGCTGGCGCACGTCGCGACGAGTCGGCTCACCGCCGACGGCGTCGACGTGGCCGCGGCCGCCGACGACGCGACCCCGTGGTTCGGGGCCGCCGGCGTCGTGAGCGTCGCGCTGCTCGTGCTCGCCGGCCTGCTCTGAGGGGTCGCTGTCCCCGGAATCGGTGAGCATAACAGCCGGCGTCTCGTTCCCGTCGGGCATGGACGCGGCGCTCGGCCCCCCCGAGGCGATGGCCGACAGCGAGGGCGACCTGACGCCGATGATGAGCCAGTACTTCGAGCTCACGCGGCGCTACGACGACGCCCTCGTCCTCTTCCAGGTGGGGGACTTCTACGAGCTGTTCTGCGAGGCCGCCGAGGCGGCCGCCCGCATCTGTGAGGTGACGCTGACCGCCCGTGAGGACTCGACGGGGCGCTACCCGATGGCTGGCGTCCCCATCGACAACGCCGAGCCGTACATCGAGGACCTGCTGGACGCCGGCTACCGGGTGGCGGTCGCCGACCAGGTCGAGGACCCCGACGAGGTCTCGGGGGTCGTCGACCGCGCGGTGACTCGCATCGTCACGCCGGGCACCATCACGGAGGACGAACTGCTCGCGGGCGCGGACAACAACTTCGTCGCGGCGCTGGCCTCCGACCAGGTGGAGCGACGCGCCACCGAACGAACGAGCGGCGACAGCCGCGAGTACACGGGCGGCGGCTTCGGACTCGCGCTGCTGGACGTCTCGACGGGCGACTGTTACGCGACGAGCCTCGACGACGAGACCCGGGTGCGGGACGAACTCGGCCGGTTCGCGCCCGCCGAACTCGTCGTCGGGCCGGGGGTCGCGCCGGACCGCTTCGCGGACGAGGCGTTTGTCGCCGAGTACGACGACAGCGCCTTCGAGCACGCCAGCGCCCGGGAGCGCGTCGCCTCCTACTTCGGGAGCGTGGACGCGCTCGCCGCCGACGCCGAAGTACGGGCCTGCGGCGCGCTGCTGTCGTACGCCGAGTACACGCGGGGCGGAGAGGGGCACCAGCGCCTAGAGTACCTGAATCACGTCACGCGCTACGACCCGCGGGAGTACCTCCAGCTGGACGCCGTCGCGCTGCGCAGCCTCGAACTGTTCGAGCAGCGCAGCGTCCACGGCGCGAACGGAACGGCGCTCGTGGACGTGCTGGACGAGACAGCGTGCGCGCTCGGTCGCCGCGAACTCACCGACTGGCTGCGACGGCCGCTGGTCGACCGCGAGGCCATCGAGGCGCGCCACGACGCCGTCGGCGAACTCGTCGGCGACCCGCTCACGCGGGAGGAACTCCACGAGCACCTGCGGAACGTCTACGACATCGAGCGGCTGGTGTCCCGGGTTTCGCGGGGCCGGGCGAACGCCCGGGACCTGCGCTCGCTCAAAGACACTCTGGACGTGGTGCCCGAAGTGCGGGGCCTCCTCTCCAATGCCGACTGCGAGAAGCTCCGGGACCTGCGTGCCGAACTGGACGACCTCCCGGAGATTCGGGACCTGCTGGACTCGGCCATCGTCCCGGACCCGCCCCAGGAACTCACGGAGGGCGGCGTCATCCGGGACGGCTACGACGACGACCTCGACGCCCTCCGCGAGACCGAGCGGTCGGGGAAGGCGTGGGTCGACGACCTCGAAGCCAGCGAGCGCGAGCGCACGGGCGTCGACTCGCTGAAAGTCGGGAACAACGCCGTCCACGGCTACTACATCGAGGTGACGAAGGCCAACACCGACGCGGTCCCCGACGACTACCAGCGCCGCCAGACCCTGAAGAACGCCGAGCGGTACGTCACGCCCGAACTCAAAGAGCGCGAGGAGGAAATCGTGCGCGCCGAACAGCGCGCCCAGGACCTCGAATACGACCTGTTCTGCGAGGTCCGGGACCGCGTCGCGGCCGAGGCCGAGCGGATGCAGAACGTGGCCCGGGCACTCGCTGCGCTGGACGCACTCGCGTCGTTCGCAACGGTCGCCGCCGCCCACGACTACGCCCGGCCCGAGGTGGGCGGCGACGGCATCCACGTCGAGGGCGGCCGCCACCCGGTCGTCGAGCGCACCGAACCCGGGTTCGTGCCGAACGACACGGACCTGACCGACGACCGCCGCGTCGCGGTCGTCACGGGCCCGAACATGAGCGGGAAGTCAACGTACATGCGGCAGGTCGCCCTGATAGTGCTGCTCGCGCAGGCCGGGAGCTTCGTCCCGGCTGCCGACGCCCGCCTCCGAGTCGTCGACCGCATCTTCACGCGCGTCG encodes:
- a CDS encoding 50S ribosomal protein L15e — translated: MARSVYSHIKEAWRDPSDGKLAELQWQRKQDWRKEGAIERVDHPTRLDKARELGYKAKQGVVVVRVSVRKGTARKSRFKAGRRTKRQGVNRIGRAKNLQRIAEERASRKYVNLRTLNSYWVGEDGSQKWFEVILLDPEHGAIQNDDSLNWICDESQKNRAFRGKTSAGQRGRGLQNRGKGTEHVRPSSNAGKRRKS
- a CDS encoding 4Fe-4S dicluster domain-containing protein; the protein is MAIDANFEQNRQQVDTHMGHDVWGPVEEPEKLGIHGTHVAVDFDVCIADGACVEDCPVDVFEWVDTPDHPESELKADPANESQCIDCMLCVDVCPVDAIDVDAGRAGRA
- a CDS encoding electron transfer flavoprotein subunit beta/FixA family protein, which produces MRTVTLTKGVPDFREGQVSFDEDGHLERGDTPTVMNPNDEPALRAALQTKVRHGGTASVMSMGPPGYGDVLREAMETVYADDLYLLSDREMAAADTWATAITVATGIRRLDERPDLAFAGFKTADGETGHTGPQTAWCLGWPLVTHVVALDVDTDEGVLRAKRLVAGDVDEIETVEAPLPAFVVTDPEFDPSYRRAEHRLTHKDRREETRGRAEDHEEHMTVWDHADLNLDPYFIGLDGSPTIVSGVDPIPKAPAERDATVVDPADADEMGAVVDEMARFAGGD
- a CDS encoding electron transfer flavoprotein subunit alpha/FixB family protein, which produces MALDPGEYDISELGPAIQGVENVDELEAILEAEKAGEDRVGAKRLVESRIEKFREDGDGGDGGFDPSEMSPADIANALQDVDSVERLQEIRELEEDAEDRDNVLRLVDKRIDSIQGSDEQTVVERDPPEERHPDLDHPTADKQYVEDLADGTYRDMWVYCETTDGELLDVSREMLGKARRLMDGYNDEYGRDERVVGVLLGDGVADLTDEVVALGADVVVYQEDAELGRFRHQPYTELFSGLARAGGELDDEPDAGDSSWRDYDEPRYVLFPATNNGRDLSALVQAELDSGLASDCSGLYIDDTVVSNPAKTGREGDKREFEAVLHMKRPDFSGFEYSTILCLDNPTREFHPQAASVIPGSFEAPEPDPSREGETYEYDFDLPEEWFGVEVTEHDELDSGVDLTGHDVVVALGRGIGDDPTEGMELGLELTDAFADAALGITRGIVTSSYDFDGHVEQYAAEERQIGETGQVVEPKLYVAAGISGAVQHKVGMDESDTIVAVNTDPDADIRDFSDYYVRGDLFEVLPALTEALESGELDEAALTAGGVGDD
- a CDS encoding FAD-dependent monooxygenase is translated as MTEHEHYEAVVVGAGPGGAAAAATLAANDVETLVLERGVDAGAKNVSGGLLFAEADAPYTMDDLFPDFREEATERPVTESYIHNVAGDRVHTIDLEGVHTKGTAWCDAVLRRKMDSWLAERVHEMTRETGGGLLTEVRVNGLLREAGEIVGVTCDELDPIRADVVIAADGVNSELARDAGLMDWDDAGDYFQGVKAVVDLPEGAVEERFDVSEDEGASHLFAGDLFDGVRGGGFLYTNEDTLSVGTVFHLDSLADERAEPHELLNRLLTHPLLAQWLDGDDDEVEYSAKLVPDSKHMAHPAPHEDRLLLVGDAAGQMQAQGPIIKGMNHAVSAGGLAAEAFVTSRTRGNATAGELYEQKLREEGVMDDLRPARYRASSAVTEHETVEQVTEALVDSPLGRLGVRALAGTVERLFNSPFVLGTIPDTKTSYVTVPTVLAEELGERVTGESDVEPPSLADRIGDLTYDTDVGSAHIEVRDESYAASGAAVTACPVSAEDFGGGCYRSETVKSNGDEERVVSLDTQPCVECGTCAVVADTDWEHPRGGKGVEFREG
- a CDS encoding bifunctional helix-turn-helix transcriptional regulator/GNAT family N-acetyltransferase, translating into MDTERRLEFGHDDREQVYNYVERHGECSFDDLESSLRIDPRGIRHHVAILRRDGYLTVEDDTVAVAFDDAAAEEHRADDVEFVVRPARQSDLAGLVGAIRQVADDGSYIEAESVADVVDHEDVLLRHNEVEERMFFVATVGEDVVGWVHLAGSELEKLAHTAKLTVGVIETYRGHGIGSHLLERGLEWAQGRGYEKLYNSAPSTNEDAIAFLEARGWEVEARRADHYRLGDDYVDEVMMARRL
- a CDS encoding CNNM domain-containing protein — encoded protein: MVDATVLSSLAGVAVLLAVSAFFSSTEIALFSLSDDRIAELAGGDVRGEDLADLRADPHRLLVTILVGNNVVNIAISSILTVLLVAYLPPQLAVAGTTLAATTLVLVCGEILPKSWGLANAESWALRVAKPMRYVGLLLWPLTVVFDTLTRGLSGATGGSPDIERELLDDE